From Curtobacterium sp. SGAir0471, the proteins below share one genomic window:
- a CDS encoding NCS2 family permease produces the protein MSAQQTDTPPRNRFASGLDRFFSITQRGSSIPREIRGGLVSFVTMAYIVILNPLILGGFSQDQAPQDVLGGWLQNAQVAAATGLVAGVMTIAMGLVANLPFGIAAGLGINSFLAVSVVHQVTWAEAMGLVVINGVVIVILALTGIRTMIFTAVPAQLKAAITVGIGLFIAFIGLVDSGFVRTTKNASPPLQLGEDGSVAALPTIVFLIGLVVIGTLMARRVKGALLIGIVGTTIVAIILQAIFKVPTSVDSPTGWNLNAPGLPNALFALPDLSLVGHADVFGAFTRIGPVAASMLVFTLVFTNFFDAMGTMTGLAKAAGVAKPDGTFPRLKSALVVEGAGAIAGGGASVSSNTVFIDSASGIGEGARTGMASVVTGLLFLASMFLTPLTQVVPLEVAAAGLVVVGALMVAQVKDIEWSDFGAALPAFLTIVVMPLTYSIANGIGAGFISWVLIKLLSGRGREVSWLLYVVAAGFLLYFARGPLEALLGVG, from the coding sequence CTCGATCACGCAACGCGGGTCGAGCATCCCCCGCGAGATCCGTGGTGGTCTCGTCTCCTTCGTGACGATGGCCTACATCGTCATCCTCAACCCGCTGATCCTCGGTGGGTTCAGCCAGGACCAGGCCCCGCAGGACGTCCTGGGCGGCTGGTTGCAGAACGCGCAGGTCGCCGCCGCGACCGGTCTCGTCGCCGGTGTGATGACGATCGCGATGGGCCTCGTCGCGAACCTGCCGTTCGGCATCGCAGCGGGCCTCGGCATCAACTCGTTCCTCGCCGTGAGCGTCGTGCACCAGGTCACCTGGGCCGAAGCGATGGGCCTCGTCGTCATCAACGGCGTCGTGATCGTCATCCTGGCCCTGACCGGCATCCGGACGATGATCTTCACGGCCGTCCCCGCGCAGCTCAAGGCCGCGATCACCGTCGGCATCGGTCTGTTCATCGCGTTCATCGGTCTGGTCGACTCGGGGTTCGTCCGCACCACCAAGAACGCCTCGCCGCCGCTGCAGCTCGGTGAGGACGGCTCTGTCGCGGCCCTGCCGACCATCGTCTTCCTGATCGGCCTGGTCGTCATCGGCACGCTCATGGCCCGCCGGGTGAAGGGCGCACTGCTCATCGGCATCGTCGGCACGACGATCGTCGCGATCATCCTGCAGGCGATCTTCAAGGTGCCCACCTCGGTCGACTCACCGACCGGCTGGAACCTCAACGCCCCCGGTTTGCCGAACGCCCTCTTCGCCCTGCCGGACCTGTCGCTCGTCGGACACGCCGACGTCTTCGGGGCCTTCACCCGCATCGGCCCGGTCGCCGCGTCGATGCTCGTCTTCACGCTCGTCTTCACGAACTTCTTCGACGCGATGGGCACGATGACCGGTCTCGCCAAGGCCGCCGGTGTCGCGAAGCCCGACGGCACCTTCCCGCGCCTGAAGTCGGCGCTCGTGGTCGAGGGTGCCGGTGCGATCGCCGGTGGTGGCGCCTCGGTGTCGTCGAACACGGTGTTCATCGACTCGGCGTCGGGCATCGGCGAGGGTGCCCGCACCGGCATGGCGTCGGTCGTGACGGGTCTGCTGTTCCTGGCCTCGATGTTCCTCACGCCGCTGACCCAGGTCGTCCCGCTCGAGGTTGCCGCCGCCGGGCTCGTCGTCGTCGGTGCGCTCATGGTGGCGCAGGTGAAGGACATCGAGTGGAGCGACTTCGGTGCCGCGCTGCCGGCGTTCCTCACGATCGTCGTGATGCCGCTGACCTACTCGATCGCGAACGGCATCGGCGCGGGCTTCATCAGCTGGGTGCTCATCAAGCTGCTGTCCGGCCGCGGGCGAGAGGTCTCGTGGCTCCTGTACGTCGTCGCCGCGGGCTTCCTGCTGTACTTCGCGCGCGGGCCGCTCGAGGCGCTGCTCGGCGTCGGGTAA
- a CDS encoding prevent-host-death protein, which produces MTLVAPPRRRRSVQSSDLSRHAKDVFAAAEVEPLEVTRRDGKPLVLTTKERSDDDEAVLDIAAQLIAAMTVNVELPLEDRLAIPYPWLKLLSSDDQVRFAKEITEIARGSFSLRQPRTLLLEMQAWRNSAEAIAAGWDRPDPQLLDEPIAVERP; this is translated from the coding sequence ATGACCCTCGTTGCTCCCCCTCGTCGCCGGCGCTCAGTCCAGTCGTCCGACCTGTCCCGACACGCGAAGGACGTGTTCGCGGCGGCCGAGGTCGAGCCGCTCGAGGTGACTCGTCGGGACGGCAAGCCGCTCGTCCTCACGACCAAGGAGCGCTCCGACGACGACGAGGCGGTGCTCGACATCGCTGCGCAGCTGATCGCCGCCATGACCGTGAACGTCGAGCTCCCGCTGGAGGACCGGCTCGCGATCCCCTACCCGTGGCTGAAGCTCCTCAGCTCCGATGACCAGGTCCGCTTCGCGAAGGAGATCACCGAGATCGCTCGCGGATCCTTCTCGTTGCGTCAACCGCGCACGCTCCTGCTGGAGATGCAGGCGTGGCGGAACTCCGCCGAAGCGATCGCCGCCGGCTGGGATCGTCCGGACCCGCAGCTCCTCGACGAGCCGATCGCTGTCGAGCGCCCCTGA